The proteins below are encoded in one region of Campylobacter helveticus:
- the msrP gene encoding protein-methionine-sulfoxide reductase catalytic subunit MsrP translates to MMITPENLYKKRREFLKLGVGALLSPALVEAKLLELDFKTDESAKDLKLSDEKLATTYVNFYEFSVNKKEAVECAKNFTTKDWEVTISGEVEQPLKLNMQDFLAFPLEERIYRFRCVETWSMVVPWVGFELRHLIEKVKPTSEARFVKFTTLLDKQRFPDQNALFPSLKYPYVEALRLDEAMNPLSILAVGMYKKPLLAQNGAPIRLVVPWKYGFKSIKSIVKIEFVKEQPISTWQAYAPDEYGFYANVNPKVSHPRWSQADERALGEFFTKPTLLFNGYEKEVAHLYDGMDLKVNF, encoded by the coding sequence GTGATGATAACCCCAGAAAATTTATATAAAAAAAGAAGAGAATTTCTTAAACTTGGCGTTGGAGCTTTGCTAAGTCCAGCGTTGGTTGAAGCGAAGCTTTTGGAGCTTGATTTTAAGACTGATGAGAGTGCTAAAGATTTAAAATTAAGCGATGAAAAACTCGCTACAACTTATGTGAATTTTTACGAGTTTTCTGTTAATAAAAAAGAAGCCGTAGAGTGTGCTAAAAATTTCACAACTAAGGATTGGGAGGTTACGATAAGTGGGGAGGTGGAGCAGCCTTTAAAGCTAAATATGCAAGATTTTTTAGCATTTCCTTTGGAGGAGAGAATTTATCGTTTTCGTTGTGTGGAAACTTGGTCTATGGTTGTTCCTTGGGTGGGCTTTGAATTAAGGCATTTGATAGAAAAGGTCAAGCCTACAAGTGAGGCGAGATTTGTCAAATTTACCACGCTTTTAGATAAGCAGCGTTTTCCTGACCAAAACGCTCTTTTTCCAAGTCTTAAATACCCTTATGTCGAAGCTTTAAGACTAGATGAGGCGATGAATCCTCTAAGCATTTTAGCCGTAGGTATGTATAAAAAGCCACTTTTAGCACAAAATGGCGCTCCTATACGCCTTGTTGTTCCTTGGAAATATGGCTTTAAAAGCATCAAGTCCATCGTTAAAATCGAATTTGTGAAAGAGCAGCCTATAAGCACTTGGCAAGCTTATGCACCTGATGAATATGGCTTTTATGCTAATGTCAATCCTAAAGTCTCCCACCCTAGATGGTCTCAAGCAGATGAGAGGGCTTTGGGCGAGTTTTTCACTAAGCCTACACTTTTGTTTAATGGCTATGAAAAAGAAGTTGCTCATTTGTATGATGGTATGGATTTGAAAGTGAATTTTTGA
- the pyrF gene encoding orotidine-5'-phosphate decarboxylase: MKLCVALDLESKEKCLELIKELKGLDIWLKIGLRTYIRDGFKFIEEVRKISLQPIFLDLKIYDIPNTMADACEECAKLGVDMINLHASAGKKAMQSVMQRLDKASKRPLVLGVSALTSFDEEEFYSVYRQNLEEAVVNFSKLAYESGLDGMVCSVFESLLIKQNTSENFLTLTPAIRPFKEEANDQKRVANLKSAKENKSDFIVVGRPIYEALNPKEVCEKILANL, translated from the coding sequence ATGAAGCTTTGTGTGGCTTTGGACTTGGAAAGTAAAGAGAAGTGTTTAGAGCTTATAAAAGAGTTAAAAGGGCTTGATATATGGCTTAAAATAGGGCTTAGGACTTATATAAGAGATGGTTTTAAATTTATAGAGGAAGTAAGAAAAATTAGCCTACAGCCTATTTTTTTGGATTTAAAAATTTATGACATTCCAAACACTATGGCGGATGCGTGTGAGGAGTGTGCTAAACTTGGCGTTGATATGATAAATCTTCACGCAAGTGCTGGAAAAAAGGCTATGCAAAGTGTTATGCAAAGATTAGATAAAGCCTCAAAACGCCCTTTGGTGCTTGGTGTGTCGGCACTAACGAGCTTTGATGAAGAGGAATTTTATAGTGTTTATAGACAAAATTTAGAAGAAGCTGTTGTTAATTTTTCAAAATTAGCTTATGAAAGTGGGCTTGATGGTATGGTTTGTTCTGTTTTTGAAAGTCTTTTGATTAAGCAAAATACAAGTGAGAATTTCTTAACTCTAACTCCTGCCATCCGTCCTTTTAAAGAAGAGGCAAATGACCAAAAAAGAGTGGCAAATTTGAAGAGTGCAAAAGAGAATAAGAGCGATTTTATAGTTGTTGGGCGTCCTATTTACGAGGCTTTAAATCCCAAAGAAGTGTGCGAAAAAATTCTTGCAAATTTGTAA
- the nusB gene encoding transcription antitermination factor NusB codes for MASRHQVRQSVISLLYALELNGKNENFVDEFLNEKKIRNEAKNFTLSLYNGVLEHLESLDERIDIFLNENKIHQIGHIERAILRLGAFELLYTDTLAAIVINEAVELAKELANENAPKLINGVLDGMQKAEK; via the coding sequence ATGGCAAGCAGACATCAGGTTAGACAAAGTGTGATTTCTTTGCTTTATGCTTTAGAGTTAAATGGTAAAAATGAGAATTTTGTTGATGAATTTTTAAATGAAAAAAAGATTCGTAACGAAGCAAAAAATTTTACATTAAGCTTGTATAATGGAGTTTTGGAGCATTTAGAAAGTTTAGATGAACGCATTGATATCTTTTTAAACGAAAATAAAATTCACCAAATAGGACACATTGAAAGGGCGATTTTAAGGCTTGGGGCTTTTGAGCTTTTATATACTGACACTTTAGCGGCTATTGTGATAAATGAAGCTGTGGAGCTTGCAAAAGAGCTAGCAAATGAAAACGCCCCTAAGCTTATCAATGGTGTTTTAGATGGTATGCAAAAGGCTGAAAAATGA
- the ribH gene encoding 6,7-dimethyl-8-ribityllumazine synthase encodes MQILEGKLNLKGDERIAIINSRFNHIITDRLVEGAKDAFLRHGGKEENLSLILVPGAFEVPFALKTAIESKKFDAICCLGAVIRGSTPHFDYVSAETTKGIANVSLKYNVPVSFGVLTTDNLEQAIERAGSKAGNKGFEAMVSLVEMLGLTSVLRA; translated from the coding sequence ATGCAAATTTTAGAGGGAAAGCTAAATTTAAAAGGTGATGAGAGGATTGCTATTATTAATTCAAGATTTAATCATATCATTACAGACCGCTTGGTCGAGGGTGCAAAAGATGCGTTTTTAAGACACGGAGGAAAAGAGGAAAATTTAAGCCTTATTCTAGTGCCGGGTGCTTTTGAAGTGCCTTTTGCTCTTAAAACGGCGATAGAAAGCAAGAAATTTGATGCGATTTGTTGTTTGGGTGCAGTGATAAGAGGCTCAACGCCGCATTTTGACTATGTTTCGGCTGAAACGACCAAGGGAATAGCAAATGTAAGCTTGAAATACAATGTGCCTGTAAGCTTTGGCGTTTTAACGACAGATAATTTAGAACAAGCCATAGAAAGAGCAGGCTCAAAAGCTGGAAATAAAGGCTTTGAAGCTATGGTAAGTTTAGTGGAAATGCTAGGACTTACTAGCGTTTTAAGGGCTTAA